A DNA window from Allokutzneria albata contains the following coding sequences:
- a CDS encoding PP2C family protein-serine/threonine phosphatase: protein MIPARPKGAMTETRASTTPRTDTAPRRHELLAGSGEAVVLCDRHGTVLTVDGRVELLPDIGPGAVIGARAGTGTLRWRRHDLPDGRHLWYVRDVAEETERTDALLAERVRSGFLASASRRLGLSLHPARTARAVVDLAVPKLGDSAMVLAPPSAGRVPWWRDGSAGWVQQSRLPEPVADAMAGLGTHCSPWVVEELTDAGWLWPAEQRPVSALVISLPGNGNPAGVLVLTRSTEFTDEDLALIEEFCSRAGIALAGAALYADQVHTASTLQRSLLPAPLPHVEGMSFGAAYRASREALRIGGDFYEVLPLPDGSALFALGDVCGKGVEAAVLTGEVRQSLRALSRLERDPLRLLTLLNETMLDGKPMPDRRFVTMVLGRAAPAPGGELELTLAVGGHLPPLLLRGEAGVEPVDLRGTLIGVFPDARFAGGVVRLRPGETCVLYSDGVTEAKGSRGMFGERRLADALTGCAVMPAGAVAERVELLTTQWLAGRDHDDIAVLAVRAHPVRETAC, encoded by the coding sequence ATGATTCCCGCCAGACCGAAGGGCGCGATGACCGAGACCAGGGCATCGACCACGCCGCGCACCGACACCGCCCCGCGCCGCCACGAGCTGCTCGCGGGCAGCGGTGAGGCCGTCGTCCTCTGCGACCGGCACGGAACGGTGCTCACCGTGGACGGTCGAGTCGAGCTGCTTCCCGACATCGGCCCGGGAGCCGTGATCGGCGCGCGAGCGGGCACCGGCACGCTGCGCTGGCGCAGGCACGACCTGCCGGACGGGCGCCACCTCTGGTACGTGCGCGACGTGGCCGAGGAGACCGAGCGCACGGACGCGCTGCTCGCCGAACGCGTGCGCTCGGGCTTCCTGGCCTCGGCGAGCCGCAGGCTGGGCCTGTCGCTGCACCCGGCCAGGACGGCGCGCGCGGTGGTGGACCTCGCCGTGCCGAAGCTCGGCGACAGCGCGATGGTGCTCGCCCCGCCGAGCGCGGGCCGAGTGCCGTGGTGGCGCGACGGCTCGGCGGGCTGGGTGCAGCAGAGCCGCCTGCCGGAGCCGGTCGCCGACGCGATGGCGGGGTTGGGCACGCACTGCTCGCCGTGGGTGGTGGAGGAGCTGACGGACGCCGGCTGGTTGTGGCCCGCCGAGCAGCGACCGGTGAGCGCACTGGTGATCTCCTTGCCCGGCAATGGAAATCCCGCCGGAGTCCTGGTGCTCACCCGCTCGACGGAGTTCACCGACGAAGACCTCGCGCTGATCGAGGAGTTCTGCTCGCGAGCGGGCATCGCGCTCGCCGGGGCCGCGCTGTACGCCGATCAGGTGCACACGGCCTCGACGCTCCAGCGCAGCCTGCTCCCCGCGCCGCTGCCGCACGTCGAGGGCATGTCCTTCGGCGCGGCGTACCGCGCCTCGCGCGAGGCGCTGCGCATCGGCGGCGACTTCTACGAGGTCCTGCCGCTGCCCGACGGCTCCGCCCTGTTCGCGCTCGGCGACGTGTGCGGCAAGGGCGTCGAAGCCGCGGTGCTGACAGGGGAGGTGAGGCAGTCCCTGCGCGCGTTGTCCCGATTGGAGCGCGATCCGCTGCGGCTGCTGACGCTGCTCAACGAGACCATGCTGGACGGCAAGCCGATGCCGGACCGGCGCTTCGTCACCATGGTGCTCGGCAGAGCGGCCCCGGCGCCCGGCGGCGAACTGGAGCTGACCCTGGCCGTGGGCGGTCACCTGCCGCCCCTGCTGCTCAGGGGCGAGGCGGGGGTCGAGCCGGTCGACCTGCGGGGAACGCTGATCGGGGTCTTCCCGGACGCGCGCTTCGCCGGGGGAGTGGTGCGGCTGCGCCCCGGCGAGACGTGCGTGCTGTACAGCGACGGGGTCACCGAGGCCAAGGGCAGCAGGGGGATGTTCGGCGAGCGGCGGTTGGCCGACGCGCTGACCGGCTGCGCGGTGATGCCCGCCGGCGCGGTCGCCGAGCGCGTGGAGCTGCTGACGACGCAGTGGCTCGCCGGCCGCGACCACGACGACATCGCGGTGCTGGCCGTGCGCGCGCACCCCGTGCGGGAGACCGCGTGCTGA
- a CDS encoding maleylpyruvate isomerase N-terminal domain-containing protein, protein MDLFSRCWTALRTAVAALPDEDFERPSGCSGWLVRDLVCHLVIDAQDVLITLVTPVSAEPTRDAVTYWDIVDPPTGDDPLDALIVRLAAAYGDPVLLKFHLDDLGSAAGRAAGLADPRVRVSTQGKVLTVGDYLSAYVLEWTLHHLDLIAHLPNAAEPPAEGLSRSRAMLEAIAGASFPTSLSDRDALLIGTGRRLPTGAEKSELGALAAKLPLAIG, encoded by the coding sequence GTGGATCTCTTCTCGCGTTGTTGGACCGCGTTGCGCACGGCGGTCGCCGCGCTCCCTGACGAGGACTTCGAGCGGCCGTCCGGCTGCTCCGGCTGGCTCGTGCGGGACCTGGTGTGCCACCTGGTCATCGACGCCCAGGACGTCCTGATCACCCTCGTGACTCCGGTCTCGGCGGAACCGACCAGGGACGCGGTGACCTACTGGGACATCGTCGACCCCCCGACCGGCGACGACCCGCTCGACGCGTTGATCGTCCGGCTGGCAGCCGCCTACGGGGACCCGGTACTGCTGAAGTTCCACCTCGACGACCTCGGATCGGCCGCGGGACGCGCGGCCGGACTCGCGGATCCGCGAGTCCGGGTCAGCACGCAGGGCAAGGTGCTCACCGTGGGCGACTACCTCTCCGCGTACGTCCTGGAATGGACGCTGCACCATCTCGACCTGATCGCGCACCTCCCGAACGCTGCCGAGCCGCCCGCCGAGGGCCTGTCCCGATCCCGCGCGATGCTGGAGGCGATCGCCGGAGCCTCGTTCCCCACGTCGTTGTCCGACAGGGACGCGCTGCTGATCGGCACCGGACGTCGGCTCCCGACGGGGGCGGAGAAGAGCGAACTCGGTGCGCTGGCCGCGAAACTGCCTCTTGCCATCGGCTGA
- a CDS encoding TspO/MBR family protein, which yields MRGGAVLKAVRTPSSPVAPAAFGIAVAVVAVVGATASGDAATTYTALRQPAWAPPSWLFGPVWTVLYVLLALSGWLYWRNGGTKAGLITYAVGLALNAAWSPLFFGAGLRTVALVDIIALDIVVMVGIWLFSRRSRAAALLQIPYLAWIVFATALNMALVVLN from the coding sequence ATGAGAGGTGGAGCAGTGCTGAAGGCGGTCCGAACTCCCTCATCACCTGTCGCGCCGGCCGCTTTCGGCATCGCCGTCGCCGTCGTCGCCGTGGTCGGTGCCACTGCCTCCGGCGACGCGGCGACGACCTACACCGCGCTCCGCCAACCGGCCTGGGCTCCGCCGTCCTGGCTTTTCGGTCCGGTGTGGACAGTCCTGTACGTTCTGCTCGCGCTGTCCGGCTGGTTGTACTGGCGCAACGGTGGGACCAAGGCCGGGCTGATCACCTACGCCGTCGGGCTCGCGCTCAACGCCGCGTGGAGCCCGTTGTTCTTCGGAGCCGGTCTGCGGACCGTCGCGCTCGTCGACATCATCGCCCTGGATATCGTTGTGATGGTCGGCATCTGGCTGTTCTCCCGGCGCTCCCGTGCCGCGGCGTTGCTCCAGATTCCTTACCTGGCTTGGATCGTGTTCGCCACAGCGCTGAACATGGCTCTGGTGGTGCTGAACTGA
- a CDS encoding CHRD domain-containing protein: MRSSSRVLGASGIAAVLALVTLAPAASAAEPHPAHRSSGVAIGLDLDLDLDLDLDLGLGRSYTAALTGGAEVPGPGDADGRGHASVRIGSTRVCATVSVSRIATASAAHIHRGVAGTSGPVVVNLRAPSGGRSHSCTEVSRDLAKELRKHPSHFYVNVHNSDFPAGAVRGQLRR, translated from the coding sequence ATGCGTTCGTCATCCCGCGTTCTCGGCGCATCCGGGATCGCCGCGGTCCTGGCGCTGGTCACCCTCGCTCCCGCGGCGAGCGCGGCCGAGCCCCACCCGGCCCACCGCTCGTCCGGCGTCGCCATCGGGCTCGACCTGGACCTCGATCTCGACCTGGATCTGGACCTCGGCCTGGGACGCTCCTACACCGCGGCCCTGACCGGCGGGGCCGAGGTCCCCGGCCCCGGCGATGCAGACGGCCGCGGCCACGCCTCGGTCCGGATCGGCTCGACCCGGGTGTGCGCCACCGTCTCGGTCAGCCGCATCGCCACCGCGTCGGCCGCGCACATCCACCGGGGCGTCGCGGGCACCAGCGGCCCCGTGGTGGTCAACCTCAGGGCCCCCTCGGGTGGCCGTAGCCACAGCTGCACCGAGGTCAGCCGCGACCTGGCCAAGGAACTGCGCAAGCACCCCAGCCACTTCTACGTCAACGTGCACAACAGCGATTTCCCGGCGGGCGCCGTCCGCGGCCAGCTGCGCCGGTAG
- the fbp gene encoding fructose-1,6-bisphosphate aldolase/phosphatase produces the protein MTTLSIIKADTGGFVGHSEVHPEMLSEARGALHDAIGDGLLVDGQVARCGDDISLIMTHEHGPDAEAVHSFAWQTFLRTTEIAKRLGLYGAGQDLLSTAFSGNLRGMGPGYAELEFTERPSEPVICFLADKTEPGAWNLPLYKMFADPFNTAGLVIDAKMHAGFRFEVYDLHQDKRIVFDTPREAYDLLMFIGAPARYVVHSVESTTLDIPAAATSTQRLSLIAGKYVGKDDPVMIVRCQSGLPAVGEVLEPFAFPHSVAGCMRGSHHAPIMPVGLEQATPARFDGPPRVVALGFQINDGKLIGPRDMFADPSFDRARATANKAMDYLRRHGPFEPHRLALEDLEYTTMHQLEARLTNRWEPLPTAGEEDSVLATTPRS, from the coding sequence ATGACCACGTTGAGCATCATCAAGGCGGACACAGGCGGGTTCGTCGGACACTCCGAAGTCCACCCGGAGATGCTGTCCGAAGCCCGCGGTGCCCTTCACGACGCGATCGGCGACGGGTTGCTGGTGGATGGTCAGGTCGCCCGGTGCGGCGACGACATCTCGCTGATCATGACCCACGAGCACGGCCCGGACGCCGAGGCCGTGCACTCCTTCGCCTGGCAGACCTTCCTGCGCACCACGGAGATCGCCAAACGCCTCGGCCTCTACGGCGCCGGCCAGGACCTGCTGTCCACCGCGTTCAGCGGCAACCTGCGCGGCATGGGCCCCGGCTACGCCGAACTGGAGTTCACCGAACGACCCAGCGAACCGGTGATCTGTTTCCTGGCCGACAAGACCGAGCCCGGCGCGTGGAACCTCCCGCTGTACAAGATGTTCGCCGACCCGTTCAACACCGCGGGCCTGGTCATCGACGCGAAGATGCACGCCGGCTTCCGGTTCGAGGTCTACGACCTCCACCAGGACAAGCGCATCGTCTTCGACACGCCGCGCGAGGCCTACGACCTGCTCATGTTCATCGGCGCCCCAGCCCGGTACGTCGTGCACAGCGTCGAGTCGACCACCCTCGACATCCCCGCCGCGGCCACCTCCACCCAACGCCTGTCGCTCATCGCGGGCAAGTACGTGGGCAAGGACGACCCGGTGATGATCGTGCGCTGCCAGTCCGGACTTCCCGCCGTCGGCGAGGTGCTCGAACCCTTCGCCTTCCCCCACTCGGTCGCCGGCTGCATGCGCGGCTCGCACCACGCCCCGATCATGCCTGTCGGCCTGGAACAAGCCACTCCCGCCCGATTCGACGGCCCGCCCCGCGTGGTCGCACTCGGCTTCCAGATCAACGACGGCAAACTGATCGGCCCACGCGACATGTTCGCCGACCCGTCCTTCGACCGCGCCCGCGCCACCGCCAACAAAGCGATGGACTACCTCCGCCGCCACGGCCCGTTCGAACCGCACCGACTCGCACTGGAGGACCTGGAGTACACCACCATGCACCAGCTCGAAGCACGCTTGACCAACCGCTGGGAACCACTGCCCACGGCCGGTGAGGAAGACAGCGTTCTCGCCACGACCCCACGATCATGA
- a CDS encoding SRPBCC family protein, with protein MGTITQSVDVEAPVSRTYNQWTQFESFPQFMEGVQEVRQLDDTHTHWVTEIAGVRREFDATITEQHPDERVAWRADSGPTHAGVITFHRLDDTTTRVTAQMDLDPEGFAEHAADKLGVLDARVKGDLRRFKEFIERRGTETGAWRGEVDRPGS; from the coding sequence GTGGGCACGATCACCCAGTCCGTCGACGTGGAGGCCCCGGTGTCGAGGACCTACAACCAGTGGACGCAGTTCGAGTCCTTCCCCCAGTTCATGGAGGGCGTGCAGGAGGTGCGCCAACTCGACGACACGCACACCCACTGGGTGACCGAGATCGCCGGGGTGCGGCGGGAGTTCGACGCGACGATCACCGAACAGCACCCCGACGAGCGGGTCGCGTGGCGGGCGGACTCCGGTCCGACCCACGCGGGCGTGATCACCTTCCACCGGCTCGACGACACCACGACCCGGGTCACCGCACAGATGGACCTCGACCCAGAGGGGTTCGCCGAGCACGCAGCGGACAAGCTCGGCGTGCTCGACGCGCGGGTGAAGGGCGATCTGCGCCGTTTCAAGGAGTTCATCGAGCGGCGCGGCACCGAGACCGGGGCATGGCGCGGCGAGGTGGACAGGCCCGGCAGCTGA
- a CDS encoding ZIP family metal transporter: MSGLLVAGGWGLVAGSALLIGALVGYLVRVPVGLVAAVMAFGSGVLLSAVSFELIAEAHRNAGLLPTVLGAVAGAVIYTVANVVLARRGARHRKRSGDQQPSEAEQSGSGTAIALGALLDGIPESVVVGASLLGGGAVSAVTVAAVFISNVPEGLSSASGMRRAGRGRGYVFGLWTAITAASGVAAMLGYGLLGGADPAVLATITALAGGAILTMIADTMIPEAFSSARLWTGLITVAGFLTAFALTQLES, translated from the coding sequence ATGTCGGGTCTTCTGGTGGCGGGCGGCTGGGGCTTGGTGGCCGGTTCGGCACTGCTCATCGGTGCGCTGGTCGGGTACCTGGTCCGCGTGCCGGTCGGGCTCGTCGCCGCTGTGATGGCTTTCGGCAGCGGGGTGTTGCTCTCGGCGGTGTCGTTCGAGCTGATCGCCGAAGCGCACCGCAACGCGGGCCTGCTGCCCACGGTGCTGGGAGCGGTCGCCGGTGCGGTGATCTACACGGTGGCCAACGTCGTCCTGGCCCGGCGGGGCGCGCGCCACCGCAAGCGCTCCGGCGACCAGCAGCCCTCCGAGGCCGAGCAGTCCGGTTCCGGAACCGCGATCGCTCTGGGCGCGTTGCTCGACGGCATCCCGGAGTCGGTCGTCGTCGGCGCCAGCCTCCTCGGCGGCGGCGCGGTCAGCGCGGTCACCGTGGCAGCGGTGTTCATCAGCAACGTGCCCGAGGGCCTGTCCAGCGCCTCCGGCATGCGGCGAGCCGGCCGCGGCCGCGGCTACGTCTTCGGGCTGTGGACGGCGATCACCGCAGCCAGCGGTGTCGCCGCGATGCTGGGCTACGGCCTGCTCGGCGGCGCCGACCCCGCAGTTCTCGCCACCATCACCGCGCTCGCCGGGGGCGCCATCCTGACGATGATCGCCGACACCATGATCCCCGAGGCGTTCTCCTCCGCCCGCCTGTGGACCGGGCTCATCACCGTCGCCGGGTTCCTCACCGCCTTCGCGTTGACCCAGCTCGAAAGCTGA
- a CDS encoding cobalamin B12-binding domain-containing protein, with protein MLTAEREKFFALLGDADEPGATRFVLGLFDNGVPPEHLLLDLVAPVQVKVGEYWATNRWSVAKEHAATHISECVVAALSTRTPVPPTRGHVVVSCMDGEWHALAARLVAEVLRLRGWRTTFLGASVPAAHLVSYLHQEGPDAVALSCALPVRLPHAHRMVETCQRTGVPVLVGGRGFGPDGRWARVLGAAGWAPGAREAADLLERRWPPPDLPHPELDHLVDDEYPTLVKRREELVDLALAALRREFPAMARYEERRLEATVEDLCHLADFLSAAVYVQDSVLFTDFLSWMCTVLAARHVPPTSLTIPLRTYWEALYDFPRARGHLEAGLRLVETGRAGLS; from the coding sequence GTGCTGACGGCCGAGCGCGAGAAGTTCTTCGCGCTCCTGGGCGACGCCGACGAGCCCGGTGCTACGCGCTTCGTGCTCGGCCTGTTCGACAACGGCGTTCCACCGGAGCACCTGCTGCTGGACCTGGTGGCTCCGGTGCAGGTCAAGGTCGGCGAGTACTGGGCGACCAACCGCTGGTCCGTTGCCAAGGAGCACGCCGCCACGCACATCAGCGAGTGTGTCGTGGCCGCGCTGAGCACGCGCACGCCGGTCCCGCCCACCCGCGGTCACGTCGTCGTGTCCTGCATGGACGGCGAGTGGCACGCGCTGGCCGCGCGGCTCGTCGCGGAGGTCCTGCGACTGCGCGGCTGGCGGACGACGTTCCTCGGCGCGAGCGTGCCGGCCGCGCACCTGGTGTCCTACCTGCACCAGGAGGGCCCGGACGCGGTGGCGCTCAGCTGCGCGCTCCCGGTCCGGCTCCCGCACGCCCACCGCATGGTCGAGACCTGCCAGCGCACGGGCGTCCCTGTGCTCGTCGGCGGTCGCGGCTTCGGGCCGGACGGGCGCTGGGCACGGGTCCTCGGCGCGGCGGGCTGGGCCCCCGGAGCCCGCGAGGCCGCGGATCTGCTGGAGCGGCGGTGGCCGCCGCCCGACCTCCCGCACCCGGAGCTGGACCACCTCGTCGACGACGAGTACCCGACCCTGGTGAAGCGGCGCGAGGAGCTGGTCGACCTCGCGCTCGCCGCGCTGCGCCGGGAGTTCCCCGCGATGGCGCGCTACGAGGAGCGCCGGCTGGAGGCCACGGTCGAGGACCTCTGCCACCTGGCCGACTTCCTCTCGGCCGCGGTCTACGTGCAGGACTCGGTGCTGTTCACGGACTTCCTCTCGTGGATGTGCACGGTCCTCGCCGCCCGGCACGTGCCGCCGACGTCGCTGACCATCCCGCTGCGCACCTACTGGGAGGCGCTCTACGACTTCCCCAGGGCGCGCGGGCACCTCGAAGCCGGGCTCCGCCTCGTCGAGACCGGGCGAGCCGGTCTGTCCTGA